In Bacteriovorax stolpii, a single genomic region encodes these proteins:
- the msrA gene encoding peptide-methionine (S)-S-oxide reductase MsrA — protein MANEKALLGAGCFWGVEHIFRTIPGIVSTEVGYAGGTTKNPTYQEVCTGATDHAEVVLVEFDPSVISYEGVLDVFFRLHDPTTLNRQHNDIGTQYRSVIFTYSEEQQQKAKDYVAKVDASHVFKNPVVTQVMAAPEFFTAEAYHQDYLIKNPSGYMCHILRP, from the coding sequence ATGGCAAATGAAAAAGCACTTTTAGGGGCCGGATGTTTTTGGGGTGTGGAGCATATTTTCCGCACGATTCCTGGCATTGTTTCAACTGAAGTGGGCTACGCAGGTGGCACGACTAAAAATCCAACGTATCAGGAAGTCTGTACGGGCGCGACTGATCACGCAGAAGTTGTCCTTGTTGAATTTGACCCATCAGTGATTTCTTACGAAGGTGTGCTCGATGTCTTTTTCAGACTACACGACCCGACGACACTAAATCGCCAGCACAATGATATCGGGACTCAGTATCGTTCGGTGATTTTCACTTATTCAGAAGAGCAACAACAAAAAGCGAAAGATTATGTGGCGAAGGTTGATGCTTCTCACGTTTTTAAGAATCCAGTGGTCACACAAGTGATGGCCGCTCCGGAATTTTTTACGGCAGAGGCTTACCATCAAGACTATTTGATTAAAAATCCTTCGGGATACATGTGCCACATTCTAAGACCGTAG
- the rlmN gene encoding 23S rRNA (adenine(2503)-C(2))-methyltransferase RlmN encodes MGLLKENSIYALTQEDLKFFLGANDFSLELAPIILQNLYKKNKRTKTLSEKLLSALEGNFSFSLPEIKQVSKSPDGTIKFLMGFPDQKTVETVLIPFHKRFTVCLSSQVGCAMKCSFCYTGTMGLSRHLKGSEIVGQYVVAANYLRQELGQKPISPNIVFMGQGEPLHNSEEVLKAINVFMEPLGLGIGPRQMTLSTAGFLPGMRKLADFPKINIALSLHSPFNEVRKELIPINQHYPLEDVLGALDELDLMKRQFVTYEYLLIDELNDRKEDADELEKLLGNRPAIINIIPFNPFPGSAYKRPSKEKVESFKEMLVERKLRTMVRTTKGSDILAACGQLKSKT; translated from the coding sequence ATGGGTCTCTTAAAAGAAAATTCAATCTATGCACTAACTCAAGAAGACCTTAAATTTTTTTTAGGTGCGAATGATTTCTCTCTGGAATTAGCGCCAATCATTTTGCAGAACTTGTACAAAAAGAACAAAAGAACCAAAACGCTTTCAGAAAAATTATTGAGTGCTCTCGAAGGGAATTTTTCTTTTTCTCTTCCTGAAATTAAACAAGTTTCAAAGTCTCCGGACGGAACTATTAAATTTCTCATGGGTTTTCCGGATCAAAAGACAGTGGAAACTGTTTTGATCCCTTTTCACAAGCGCTTTACCGTGTGTCTTTCTTCTCAAGTCGGATGTGCAATGAAATGCAGTTTCTGTTATACAGGGACGATGGGACTTTCACGCCACTTAAAAGGCAGTGAAATCGTCGGTCAATACGTGGTAGCGGCAAACTACCTGAGACAAGAGCTTGGCCAGAAGCCCATATCGCCCAATATCGTTTTTATGGGTCAAGGTGAACCCCTTCACAATAGCGAAGAGGTTTTAAAAGCTATAAACGTTTTTATGGAGCCATTAGGTCTGGGTATAGGACCTCGACAAATGACTTTATCGACAGCTGGTTTTTTACCGGGAATGAGAAAGCTTGCTGACTTTCCTAAAATTAATATCGCCCTTTCGCTGCACTCACCTTTTAATGAAGTTAGAAAAGAGTTAATCCCTATCAATCAACACTACCCTCTTGAGGATGTTTTAGGTGCCTTAGATGAACTAGACCTGATGAAAAGACAATTCGTCACTTACGAATACCTTTTGATCGATGAACTCAATGACCGCAAAGAAGATGCTGATGAGTTAGAAAAGCTTCTTGGCAATCGCCCTGCTATTATCAACATTATTCCTTTTAATCCTTTTCCGGGAAGTGCTTACAAGCGTCCCTCAAAAGAAAAAGTAGAGAGCTTTAAAGAGATGCTGGTTGAGCGCAAACTGCGCACAATGGTAAGAACAACCAAAGGAAGCGATATTCTGGCGGCCTGTGGGCAATTAAAATCTAAAACGTAA
- a CDS encoding ATP-binding protein: MLLGGFVYESYNSYKTQIHKAETETENLSRVLQEHIDSSFHSTDLVLLELQHIIQRARSEGVKFPNEFFNRLFLERRLRLPQVRSFKAIDKNGNYIVDDGGLQNYKTVKDREYFQFLKNNPAVEMHISKPVISKTNHIWVVVVARKMLDKNGKFDGLVIGSIPLSYFKGQFEKLDLGKDGLIGLYDINLLTHVRIPWYVEQVGRTIPQSERYKNFVKSSDSLITTEAQSPVDGVKRILTIRKLSLYPYVVSVGISADQVLKEWKKRTVIYLVFMMMVVIGFAAFLIMYLWSQSELEAQRQQAIQASKLSSLGEMASGVAHEINNPLTIISALATRTKKNLRDPNVPQEKNEENLDRIIATVDRIAKIIRGLRAFSRDSNGDAFARKRVSEIVGMALELCQEKFRDNGIEIKLELGPEVEIECREVQIVQVLVNLLNNSLDAIQQFPVKWVKISVSETEEKVVIHVTDSGLGIKKEVADQMMLPFYTTKDIGKGTGLGLSISKGIIEAHEGKFYYRREDSHTSFVIELKKSLNKI; encoded by the coding sequence ATGCTTTTAGGGGGTTTTGTTTATGAAAGCTATAATTCTTACAAGACACAAATTCACAAGGCCGAGACAGAGACTGAGAACTTAAGTCGTGTCTTACAAGAGCATATTGATAGTTCATTTCATTCGACAGACCTGGTTCTTCTTGAGCTTCAGCACATCATTCAAAGAGCAAGATCGGAAGGCGTAAAGTTTCCCAATGAGTTTTTTAATAGATTATTTTTAGAAAGAAGACTGAGACTTCCTCAGGTAAGAAGTTTTAAAGCTATTGATAAAAACGGCAACTATATTGTCGATGATGGCGGTCTTCAAAATTACAAAACTGTTAAGGATCGCGAATACTTCCAATTTTTAAAGAATAATCCAGCTGTCGAAATGCATATTTCTAAGCCTGTCATTAGCAAAACAAACCATATCTGGGTTGTGGTTGTTGCCAGAAAGATGCTCGATAAAAACGGAAAGTTCGATGGGTTAGTTATAGGATCAATTCCGCTTTCTTATTTCAAAGGACAGTTCGAAAAACTTGACCTGGGAAAGGACGGGCTTATCGGTCTTTATGATATTAATCTGCTCACACACGTACGTATTCCGTGGTATGTGGAGCAAGTAGGAAGGACTATTCCTCAGAGCGAACGCTATAAAAATTTTGTAAAAAGCAGTGATTCGCTTATTACGACAGAGGCCCAATCTCCTGTTGATGGTGTGAAGAGAATTTTAACTATCAGAAAGCTTTCGCTTTACCCATATGTTGTATCAGTTGGTATTTCCGCTGATCAGGTTTTAAAGGAGTGGAAAAAACGCACCGTTATTTATCTTGTCTTTATGATGATGGTGGTCATTGGTTTTGCTGCTTTTCTTATTATGTATCTTTGGTCGCAGTCTGAACTTGAGGCCCAAAGGCAACAAGCGATTCAGGCCTCTAAGCTTTCTTCGTTAGGAGAGATGGCCAGTGGTGTGGCCCATGAGATTAACAATCCGTTGACAATTATTTCGGCCCTGGCCACCCGGACTAAAAAGAACCTTCGCGACCCAAATGTCCCTCAGGAAAAAAATGAGGAGAATCTCGACAGAATCATTGCAACGGTTGATCGCATTGCTAAAATTATCCGCGGCCTGCGCGCATTTTCTCGCGATTCAAATGGTGATGCCTTTGCTCGAAAGCGCGTAAGTGAAATTGTCGGTATGGCCCTTGAATTATGTCAGGAGAAATTCCGTGATAACGGCATTGAGATAAAGTTAGAGCTTGGCCCGGAAGTCGAAATAGAGTGCCGTGAAGTGCAGATTGTCCAGGTTCTGGTAAACCTGCTTAATAATTCTCTCGATGCGATCCAACAGTTTCCAGTTAAATGGGTGAAGATTTCTGTCAGTGAGACAGAAGAGAAAGTGGTCATTCATGTGACTGATAGTGGTTTGGGGATAAAAAAAGAAGTGGCCGATCAGATGATGCTGCCTTTTTATACAACCAAAGACATTGGCAAAGGGACGGGGCTCGGGCTATCTATTTCAAAGGGAATCATTGAAGCTCACGAAGGAAAATTTTATTACCGTCGCGAGGACAGTCATACTAGTTTTGTTATTGAACTTAAAAAGTCTTTGAATAAAATTTGA
- a CDS encoding TatD family hydrolase: MYLDVHAHQKSNETQILVGVHTKAIHPWELTLPFDRQRFDEKWEEIKASAKDLVAVGECGLDRVHEGIASIDDQIYVLLKHFELASELKLPIIIHSVRTHSDLLGILKKIKFQQPVMLHAFGGNEKEMNDYLKYDVTFTYGKRIFKNDTMLKITPLKNLMFETGDQTEFSIADIYRQGAKSLGMEVEKLEEQLYANFKRVFNQLDDVSASDFIKNLNIRKSQG, from the coding sequence ATGTACCTTGATGTTCATGCCCATCAAAAATCAAATGAGACGCAAATCCTGGTTGGTGTTCACACCAAAGCGATTCATCCGTGGGAGTTGACTTTGCCGTTTGATCGCCAGCGCTTTGATGAAAAGTGGGAAGAGATCAAAGCGAGTGCCAAAGACCTTGTGGCCGTCGGAGAGTGTGGCCTGGACCGGGTTCATGAAGGAATTGCTTCAATTGATGATCAGATCTATGTTTTACTTAAACATTTTGAACTTGCCAGTGAACTAAAACTTCCTATCATCATTCATTCTGTGCGCACGCATTCGGATCTTTTAGGGATTTTAAAAAAGATCAAATTTCAGCAACCGGTTATGCTTCATGCTTTTGGTGGCAACGAAAAAGAGATGAACGATTATTTGAAATATGATGTGACTTTCACCTATGGGAAGAGGATTTTTAAAAACGATACTATGCTTAAGATCACTCCCTTAAAGAATCTGATGTTTGAAACTGGAGACCAGACGGAGTTTTCCATTGCCGATATTTACCGGCAGGGAGCAAAGAGTCTCGGAATGGAAGTGGAAAAATTAGAAGAGCAACTATACGCTAACTTCAAGCGGGTTTTTAACCAGCTCGACGATGTTAGTGCCTCTGACTTCATCAAGAATCTGAACATCCGCAAATCCCAGGGATAG
- a CDS encoding aldehyde dehydrogenase family protein has product MENLNALFKLQSDNRWAMAQTSASQRKDLLKKLKASVEARREEIKAALYADFKKPYPESELTEIHTVIDEINFAVRKLSCWMKPKRVGTPIALFGSKSYIQYEAKGVVLVLAPWNYPFALLINPLVAAIAAGNCVIARPSEKTPATGLILKKIIDEVFPENIARVVIGEIDLAEKLLELPFDHIFFTGSTQVGKKIMLAAARNLTPVTLELGGKSPVIIDRDVDLKDCAEKLFWGKFMNGGQTCVAPDYVYVPEELKEKFIDLFKEQIEKRFGETSLDRLKTEDFARIIDVKAYERLALKIQDEKKLLTDQPLKDERYIPPTLLTDVNLNSPIMEDEIFGPIMPLLTYKNVETVIEYIQKNPKPLALYVFSKNKKMIKKVLNSTTSGGAAINHVVLHLANPHLPFGGVGHSGLGSYHGVFGFKTFSHERAVLHQGRFTLSNLYFPPYSSSLSKLAFKLLRFLE; this is encoded by the coding sequence ATGGAAAATTTAAACGCTCTTTTTAAACTTCAAAGTGATAACCGCTGGGCCATGGCCCAAACGAGTGCCTCTCAAAGAAAAGATCTTCTTAAAAAACTTAAGGCTTCAGTTGAGGCCAGAAGAGAAGAAATTAAGGCCGCTCTGTATGCGGACTTTAAAAAACCATATCCAGAAAGTGAGTTGACAGAAATTCACACGGTGATTGATGAAATCAATTTTGCCGTAAGAAAACTTTCTTGTTGGATGAAACCAAAACGTGTAGGAACTCCCATCGCTCTGTTTGGTTCAAAGTCTTATATTCAATATGAAGCAAAGGGAGTGGTGCTGGTTTTGGCACCATGGAATTATCCTTTTGCTCTTTTGATCAATCCACTAGTCGCTGCTATCGCTGCTGGAAACTGCGTGATTGCCAGACCCTCGGAAAAAACTCCGGCGACAGGATTGATCCTTAAAAAAATTATTGATGAAGTTTTTCCTGAGAATATTGCCCGCGTGGTGATTGGAGAAATTGACCTGGCCGAAAAACTCCTGGAGCTTCCTTTTGACCATATCTTCTTTACGGGAAGCACACAGGTTGGAAAGAAGATCATGCTGGCTGCGGCCAGGAATTTAACTCCTGTGACTTTGGAGTTGGGTGGAAAGTCTCCTGTGATCATCGACCGCGACGTGGATTTAAAAGACTGCGCGGAAAAATTGTTCTGGGGAAAATTTATGAATGGGGGACAGACCTGTGTGGCCCCGGATTATGTTTACGTCCCGGAAGAGTTAAAAGAAAAATTTATCGACCTTTTTAAAGAGCAAATCGAAAAACGTTTTGGAGAGACTTCTCTTGATCGTTTAAAGACTGAAGACTTTGCCCGCATTATTGACGTGAAAGCTTATGAACGTCTGGCACTGAAGATTCAGGATGAAAAGAAGCTCTTAACTGACCAGCCACTAAAAGATGAACGTTATATTCCGCCAACACTGTTGACGGACGTAAACCTTAATAGCCCGATTATGGAAGATGAAATCTTTGGGCCGATTATGCCGCTTTTAACCTACAAGAATGTTGAGACGGTGATTGAGTACATTCAAAAGAACCCTAAGCCACTGGCGCTTTATGTATTCTCAAAAAATAAAAAGATGATTAAGAAGGTTTTAAACAGCACGACTTCTGGTGGTGCTGCCATTAACCATGTGGTTCTTCACCTGGCCAATCCTCATCTGCCTTTTGGCGGAGTCGGGCATTCGGGGCTCGGAAGTTATCATGGTGTATTTGGCTTTAAGACTTTTTCTCACGAAAGAGCAGTCCTTCACCAGGGACGATTCACTCTTTCAAATTTATACTTTCCCCCTTATTCAAGTTCATTGAGTAAGCTTGCTTTTAAACTTCTACGCTTTTTAGAGTAG
- a CDS encoding response regulator encodes MEKILLIVDDSKEIIDVVTTILGDLFDKILTAGSVPEAQKILEESVASMIVLDINLEGRNGAEIVKFLVDNPDNKNNGCPVIILSGIINPQFAERFGSRFAGVVMKPFDHAKLYEMVKAISEGKTVEPEPVYDDLPEVKCELPFPIPQLEQRVHKIMDQVKKNTKLKQLFAELKIDRSGDNYIMSHIGMLINIATGISIKMEWNTEKTLEKFVYAAYLHDMALSERPDLAKIKGGYFELELLKEKLSPQDFKLVLEHPNIAAKKIDELKEIPPDVGMIVRQHHELPKENGYPNKLAYNKITPLATVFIVSHDLTHFILDNPKWTMKDYMAKAKMKFKGPHFAKVLSALNDLA; translated from the coding sequence ATGGAGAAAATACTACTTATTGTAGACGACAGTAAAGAGATAATCGACGTAGTCACCACTATTCTAGGTGATTTATTTGATAAAATTCTTACTGCGGGGAGTGTCCCCGAGGCCCAGAAAATTCTGGAAGAATCCGTCGCGTCTATGATTGTCCTCGATATCAATCTCGAAGGCAGAAATGGAGCGGAAATCGTGAAGTTTCTGGTGGATAATCCAGACAATAAAAACAATGGATGCCCGGTTATTATTTTAAGTGGGATTATCAATCCCCAGTTTGCTGAGCGTTTTGGGAGCCGTTTTGCGGGCGTGGTGATGAAGCCTTTTGATCACGCCAAGCTCTATGAGATGGTTAAGGCCATCAGCGAAGGAAAAACCGTTGAACCCGAACCTGTTTATGATGATCTTCCCGAGGTAAAGTGTGAGTTGCCTTTTCCTATTCCTCAGCTGGAGCAGAGGGTGCATAAGATTATGGATCAGGTAAAGAAGAACACTAAGCTTAAACAGCTCTTTGCTGAATTAAAGATTGATCGCTCAGGCGACAATTATATTATGTCCCATATTGGTATGCTCATTAACATTGCCACGGGTATTTCTATCAAGATGGAATGGAATACGGAAAAGACTCTTGAGAAATTTGTCTACGCCGCTTACTTGCACGATATGGCGCTGTCTGAAAGACCTGATCTTGCAAAAATTAAAGGTGGGTATTTTGAACTGGAGCTTTTAAAAGAAAAACTTTCTCCGCAGGATTTTAAGCTGGTGCTGGAGCATCCTAATATTGCTGCTAAAAAAATCGATGAACTCAAAGAGATTCCACCAGATGTCGGGATGATTGTCAGGCAACATCACGAGCTGCCAAAGGAAAATGGTTACCCTAACAAACTGGCCTATAACAAAATCACACCACTGGCGACAGTCTTTATCGTTTCTCACGATTTGACTCATTTTATTTTGGATAACCCTAAATGGACGATGAAGGACTACATGGCCAAGGCGAAGATGAAGTTTAAAGGGCCGCATTTTGCAAAAGTTCTTTCCGCATTAAACGATCTGGCATAA
- a CDS encoding methyltransferase: MIKNTHYSYDYSQPEDYRFSLDSVFLAQKVALKLGSHPEPETLKVLDLCSGCGVVGLELNFHLRALKKIDFLEVQDVYLPHFEENVVQAKTEDSHFRFLNMNYADLLNEEFKEHYDVIISNPPYFFLGEGLLSPNEFKNRCRFFIDSDFNNLIKAVLFSLRPGGRAYLLVRPGSHHGRNLFDEIKDLSLGFADVQILDEVRGTNIVELVKNPLEVSV; encoded by the coding sequence ATGATCAAAAATACTCACTACAGTTATGACTATTCTCAGCCCGAGGACTACCGTTTTTCGCTAGACTCAGTGTTTCTTGCCCAGAAAGTCGCTCTAAAACTAGGTTCTCACCCGGAACCTGAGACCTTAAAGGTTCTCGATTTGTGCTCAGGCTGCGGAGTTGTGGGGTTGGAGCTCAATTTTCACCTGCGTGCCTTAAAGAAAATCGATTTCCTGGAAGTTCAGGATGTCTATCTTCCACACTTTGAAGAAAACGTCGTCCAGGCAAAAACTGAAGATTCACACTTTCGTTTTCTCAATATGAATTATGCCGATTTACTCAATGAAGAATTCAAAGAACACTACGACGTAATCATTTCCAATCCTCCCTACTTCTTTTTAGGTGAAGGACTCCTTTCTCCCAACGAATTTAAAAACCGCTGTCGGTTTTTTATCGACAGTGACTTTAACAATCTTATCAAAGCTGTTCTTTTTTCACTAAGGCCAGGCGGGCGCGCTTATCTTTTAGTGAGACCGGGCTCACACCATGGCAGAAATCTTTTCGATGAGATTAAGGATCTATCCCTGGGATTTGCGGATGTTCAGATTCTTGATGAAGTCAGAGGCACTAACATCGTCGAGCTGGTTAAAAACCCGCTTGAAGTTAGCGTATAG
- a CDS encoding clostripain-related cysteine peptidase, which yields MKLQNKLSNLLIVLFLTLVSANLFAETKWEVATVFLGARENEEYQADVEANLKEISRIKTSAYLNVSAYREKESRPSKTKILTFLKNSFKDPKSKKALVIYGHGQGPEGLRDMPVTELKSLLKDLKMKLDITWFDACFLSNIEFLYELRGTSVYSIASEEAEFSSGLPFESLSDLPQNATAESAALMLAKSFIDSYSYLKDGKQRDAVSTSSATISVIDNAELEVFVAAFKKVSAIIQKLPAAEQSALKNKLAKKYAMDEKSLVDLGSLLIELRLTIKDQVIDQELTKLIRLLNIESVKKLKTNPRIKIEAPVPGAQMVFGFNNWENGHKAEYLDNPLFSEILNTKMFIAGPLSQEWPIKKFDGASTTVSPFAPGVNSFDYYFLDAKGKLISEALTITRSLDVVEVPQTKKAAGSFLVYSAYTQKVGSKAEKYTGMNIALFNSAPSMDYFELEFNQAVGWLKL from the coding sequence ATGAAGCTCCAAAACAAATTAAGTAATTTATTAATCGTTTTATTTCTTACTCTGGTTTCTGCAAATCTTTTTGCAGAAACCAAGTGGGAAGTAGCGACTGTCTTTCTCGGGGCCAGAGAAAACGAAGAGTACCAGGCCGATGTTGAGGCCAATCTCAAAGAAATCTCCCGTATTAAAACCTCTGCTTATTTAAACGTGTCCGCTTACCGTGAAAAAGAAAGCAGGCCATCTAAAACAAAGATCCTTACTTTTTTAAAAAATAGCTTTAAAGACCCAAAGTCTAAAAAAGCGCTGGTTATTTATGGGCACGGCCAGGGACCTGAAGGCCTACGCGACATGCCTGTCACTGAATTAAAATCTCTTTTAAAAGACTTAAAAATGAAACTCGACATCACTTGGTTTGATGCCTGTTTCCTTTCTAATATCGAATTCCTTTATGAGTTAAGAGGAACATCGGTCTACTCTATCGCTTCAGAAGAGGCCGAGTTCAGCTCAGGACTTCCTTTTGAGTCACTAAGCGATCTTCCACAAAATGCTACTGCTGAAAGTGCGGCCTTAATGCTGGCAAAAAGTTTTATCGATTCTTACTCTTACTTAAAAGATGGGAAACAAAGAGATGCCGTTAGCACAAGTTCGGCAACAATCAGTGTAATCGACAACGCCGAGCTAGAAGTATTTGTCGCAGCTTTTAAAAAAGTCTCTGCTATTATCCAAAAACTCCCGGCAGCTGAGCAATCAGCTCTAAAAAATAAGCTGGCGAAAAAATATGCTATGGATGAAAAATCTCTGGTGGACTTAGGAAGCCTGCTTATCGAGCTTCGCCTGACAATTAAAGACCAGGTCATCGATCAGGAACTGACCAAATTAATTCGTCTCTTAAATATTGAGTCAGTTAAAAAATTAAAAACCAACCCTCGCATTAAGATTGAAGCTCCTGTTCCTGGTGCTCAAATGGTTTTTGGTTTTAATAACTGGGAAAATGGACACAAGGCCGAATACCTGGACAATCCTCTTTTTAGTGAGATCCTAAACACTAAAATGTTTATCGCAGGGCCTCTTTCACAAGAGTGGCCGATTAAAAAATTCGATGGTGCCAGCACGACGGTGTCTCCTTTTGCTCCAGGTGTGAACTCATTTGATTATTACTTTCTGGATGCCAAGGGAAAACTGATCAGTGAAGCTTTAACGATCACTCGCTCTCTGGATGTTGTTGAAGTGCCACAAACAAAAAAAGCGGCCGGAAGCTTTCTCGTTTACAGTGCTTACACTCAAAAAGTGGGCTCAAAAGCAGAAAAGTACACCGGTATGAATATCGCGCTTTTTAACTCTGCTCCTTCAATGGATTACTTTGAATTGGAATTCAATCAAGCAGTCGGCTGGCTGAAACTATAG
- a CDS encoding NIF family HAD-type phosphatase, which yields MKWSSVFTFIFCLFLLFSCAHEEFRSPAQESAKSRHVVFDIDWTIVTEVTRESAKIPKNKRIIEVQGKHYYINEGLEEFVNEILSHPEMKVSFYSGGKKARNEELLSKIKLKNGKSLKDIAYKILNNEDLIDVPGALPEWRFSEKHKKDLSKVSKDLSELIMFDDTAHFVFEGKELQSNHVFFIGTAFEYFDNFEEARNLSGDYIPKSYEEWLLNQKKLLILQGAFKEAYEEAVDGKMSFAEAMKQKEELLNLKDHYWNEHSRRYFKMMGGRAPVQIKLPSNDCLQGMRVIMGL from the coding sequence ATGAAATGGAGCTCTGTTTTTACATTTATCTTCTGCCTTTTTCTGCTTTTCTCATGCGCTCATGAGGAGTTCAGAAGTCCTGCTCAGGAAAGCGCGAAGTCGCGCCATGTGGTTTTTGATATCGACTGGACGATTGTCACTGAAGTGACGAGGGAGTCAGCGAAAATACCAAAGAATAAACGTATCATCGAAGTGCAGGGAAAACACTATTACATCAACGAGGGCTTAGAAGAATTTGTGAATGAAATTCTCTCTCATCCGGAAATGAAAGTGTCTTTTTACAGCGGTGGGAAAAAAGCAAGAAACGAAGAGCTGCTTTCAAAAATCAAACTTAAAAATGGAAAGAGCTTAAAAGACATCGCTTATAAAATTCTAAACAATGAAGACCTGATTGATGTGCCGGGTGCACTTCCTGAATGGCGCTTTTCAGAGAAACATAAAAAAGACCTCTCGAAAGTCTCAAAGGATTTGAGTGAGTTAATCATGTTTGATGACACTGCTCATTTTGTTTTTGAAGGAAAAGAGCTGCAAAGCAATCATGTGTTTTTTATTGGAACGGCCTTTGAGTATTTTGATAATTTTGAAGAAGCGCGCAATCTTTCTGGAGACTACATTCCAAAATCCTATGAAGAATGGCTCCTGAATCAAAAGAAACTGCTTATCCTGCAGGGAGCTTTTAAAGAGGCCTATGAGGAAGCAGTGGACGGGAAGATGAGTTTTGCCGAAGCAATGAAGCAAAAAGAAGAGCTTTTAAATTTAAAAGACCATTACTGGAACGAACATTCCAGACGCTATTTTAAAATGATGGGAGGGAGAGCTCCTGTGCAGATTAAACTTCCATCCAATGATTGTCTCCAAGGGATGAGAGTCATCATGGGGCTATAG
- a CDS encoding diphthine--ammonia ligase, whose translation MEKEKVLLFWSGGKDSALALHELQTNPAYEVVGLVTTFNRDQSRVPFHGIPDVMVVEQAKMLKLPLQRIFLPTGATNEEYISQVSYILAMFAKRGIKTVAFGDINLEEVRSFKEKMLADLGMKGLFPLWGRSTLDITKKFLATGHKALVTAVMTEKLSDEFLACEFNEKFIERLPEGIDPAGENGEFHTFVIFGPSFKMRVGFSKAIAVQEGPYLVTLIKEP comes from the coding sequence ATGGAAAAAGAAAAAGTCTTATTATTCTGGAGCGGCGGCAAGGACAGTGCTCTTGCCCTACATGAACTGCAAACCAACCCGGCCTACGAAGTCGTTGGTCTAGTGACAACTTTTAACCGCGATCAAAGCCGTGTACCTTTTCACGGAATCCCGGATGTCATGGTAGTTGAGCAGGCAAAAATGCTTAAGCTTCCACTACAAAGAATCTTTCTTCCAACTGGTGCCACCAACGAAGAGTATATCTCACAAGTCAGTTACATCCTGGCGATGTTTGCTAAGCGCGGGATTAAAACCGTGGCCTTTGGTGACATCAATCTTGAAGAGGTACGCTCTTTTAAAGAAAAAATGCTCGCTGATCTTGGCATGAAAGGACTCTTCCCTCTTTGGGGACGTTCAACTTTAGACATCACAAAAAAATTCCTGGCCACAGGACACAAAGCTTTAGTCACAGCAGTTATGACTGAGAAATTAAGCGATGAATTTTTAGCTTGTGAGTTCAACGAAAAATTTATTGAAAGACTTCCGGAAGGAATTGATCCTGCTGGAGAAAATGGCGAGTTCCATACTTTTGTGATTTTTGGACCAAGCTTTAAAATGCGCGTAGGTTTCTCTAAGGCAATCGCTGTTCAGGAAGGTCCTTACCTGGTCACGCTGATCAAAGAGCCTTAA